A genomic region of Streptosporangium lutulentum contains the following coding sequences:
- a CDS encoding YceI family protein → MYTSPQAPESAPSERRGLHALVRTKDGWAVRHAIVTVTDTHGGQVLRAEADAEGAVLTAPLAPGVYTVVVTAAGYSPIASTAIATASGTAELGTLVLARQGGVELPPPGVWTVDPAHSKVSAVAQHLGLSSVQGRFSAFSGRIDVGATAEASGVVAEIDATSIDTGNGTRDDHLRSSDFLGVESHPTISYRSIGLSAAGPDRWTLYGVLTMSGITRSVDLDLTYLGTSPDPWGGLRAAFRAVTELRREDFAMNYNQVVQAGISLIGATLRVELDIQAVQGELPPQT, encoded by the coding sequence ATGTACACCAGCCCTCAGGCCCCCGAAAGCGCCCCCTCGGAGCGGCGCGGCCTGCATGCCCTGGTGCGAACGAAAGACGGCTGGGCGGTACGGCACGCGATCGTCACCGTGACCGACACGCACGGCGGGCAGGTCCTGCGGGCCGAGGCGGACGCCGAGGGCGCGGTGCTGACCGCCCCGCTGGCTCCCGGCGTCTACACCGTCGTCGTCACCGCGGCCGGGTACTCGCCCATCGCGTCGACGGCGATCGCGACCGCCTCCGGCACCGCCGAGCTGGGCACTCTCGTGCTCGCGCGGCAGGGCGGCGTGGAGCTCCCGCCGCCCGGCGTGTGGACCGTCGACCCCGCCCACTCGAAGGTGTCCGCGGTCGCGCAGCACCTCGGGCTGTCCAGCGTGCAGGGACGGTTCTCCGCGTTCTCCGGCCGGATCGACGTCGGCGCGACCGCCGAGGCGTCCGGCGTCGTGGCCGAGATCGACGCGACGTCGATCGACACGGGCAACGGCACGCGCGACGACCACCTGCGCTCGTCGGACTTCCTCGGTGTCGAGTCGCATCCGACGATCTCCTACCGGAGCATCGGGCTGTCGGCCGCGGGCCCGGACCGGTGGACGTTGTACGGTGTCCTGACCATGAGTGGCATCACGCGGTCGGTCGATCTCGACCTGACCTATCTCGGCACGAGCCCCGACCCTTGGGGTGGCCTGCGTGCCGCGTTCCGTGCCGTCACCGAGTTGCGCCGCGAGGATTTCGCGATGAACTACAACCAGGTGGTGCAGGCGGGCATCTCACTGATCGGCGCCACCCTGAGGGTCGAGCTGGACATCCAGGCTGTCCAGGGGGAACTCCCGCCGCAGACCTGA
- a CDS encoding MFS transporter, translating into MTHRQILEALSGLLLGLFVAILSSTVVSNALPTIITDLHAGETTYTWVITSTLLATTVSTPIWGKLADLVSKKLLVQLGLIIFVIGSAIAGLSQNPGMLIAARVIQGLGAGGLTALVQVIMAAMISPRERGRYSGYLGAVFALATVAGPLIGGVIVDTSWLGWRWCFYVGVPFAILALIVLQRTLRIPVIKREVKIDWGGAVLISAATSLILIWVSFAGTKYDWLSWQTGAMVGGAIVLALLFILVEMRAAEPIVPLRLFRNRAITLAVVASLLVGVGMYGVTTFLSQYFQLARNETPTMAGIMTLPMILGLALSSAIVGQIISRTGRWKIFLIIGNVALTAGFILTGATLRADTDYWQIAIYMFLIGSGVGMTMQNLVLSVQNQVRVQELGTASSVVTFFRTLGGTAGVAALGALLANRVAQYTSDGMAALGIQGGTANDGSIPKLSALPVPIRGVVQDAFGHGVGDVFLYGSPLALLALIVVLFIREVPLRTSNSEPLPADAGAPSVNGATNGATPGRHAGHAGRDPREPVPTGPGHQNGFNGFAAAQTPAPQGMQTPGLAARGLAAPGMTAQDLTQGMAYAAEPQNGNGGSGIRGFIRDDNGTPVGHATLTLIDVGGHQIGRAVAQADGAYSLRTPGSGTYVLIASAGEHDPQVATLVVGDKPLNFDLMLTGSGKLTGTVRDVNGAPVAQAMVIVTDVRGEVVTTGVTGVNGAFAFSGVVAGTYTLAVSAGAHRPAAVPVEVGTGQTTQDVELLPGARIRGTIRVKNGDGPLADARVTLLDAAGNVVGTATTGTDGEYAFADLTGGQYTVIATGYPPVASTLSLTGQGDDGQDLWLGHSE; encoded by the coding sequence ATCACCTCGACCCTGCTCGCGACCACCGTCTCCACCCCCATCTGGGGCAAGCTCGCCGACCTGGTGAGCAAGAAGCTCCTGGTCCAGCTCGGCCTGATCATCTTCGTGATCGGCTCGGCGATCGCCGGTCTCTCCCAGAACCCCGGCATGCTCATCGCGGCCCGGGTCATCCAGGGCCTCGGCGCCGGCGGCCTCACCGCCCTGGTCCAGGTCATCATGGCGGCGATGATCTCGCCGCGTGAGCGGGGCCGCTACTCCGGCTACCTCGGCGCGGTCTTCGCCCTCGCCACCGTCGCCGGGCCGCTGATCGGCGGCGTCATCGTGGACACCTCGTGGCTCGGCTGGCGCTGGTGCTTCTACGTCGGCGTGCCCTTCGCCATCCTGGCGCTGATCGTCCTGCAGCGGACCCTCAGAATCCCGGTGATCAAGCGCGAGGTCAAGATCGACTGGGGCGGCGCCGTACTGATCTCCGCCGCGACCTCGCTGATCCTGATCTGGGTCTCCTTCGCCGGAACCAAGTACGACTGGCTGTCATGGCAGACCGGTGCGATGGTCGGCGGCGCGATCGTGCTGGCGCTGCTCTTCATCCTCGTGGAGATGAGGGCCGCCGAACCCATCGTCCCGCTGCGCCTGTTCCGCAACAGGGCGATCACCCTGGCCGTGGTGGCCAGCCTGCTCGTCGGCGTCGGGATGTACGGCGTCACGACGTTCCTCAGCCAGTACTTCCAGCTGGCCCGCAACGAGACGCCCACGATGGCCGGGATCATGACCCTGCCCATGATCCTCGGGCTGGCTCTGTCGTCGGCGATCGTGGGGCAGATCATCAGCCGTACCGGCCGCTGGAAGATCTTCCTGATCATCGGCAACGTCGCCCTCACCGCCGGGTTCATCCTCACCGGTGCGACGCTGCGCGCCGACACCGACTACTGGCAGATCGCGATCTACATGTTCCTCATCGGCTCAGGCGTCGGCATGACCATGCAGAACCTCGTCCTGTCCGTGCAGAACCAGGTGCGCGTCCAGGAGCTGGGCACCGCCAGCTCGGTGGTCACGTTCTTCCGCACGCTCGGCGGCACGGCCGGCGTGGCGGCGCTCGGCGCCCTGCTGGCCAACCGGGTCGCCCAGTACACCTCGGACGGCATGGCCGCGCTGGGCATCCAGGGCGGTACCGCGAACGACGGCTCGATCCCGAAGCTCTCCGCGCTGCCCGTTCCGATCCGCGGGGTCGTCCAGGACGCGTTCGGCCACGGTGTCGGAGACGTGTTCCTGTACGGCTCGCCCCTGGCGCTTCTCGCGCTGATCGTCGTGCTCTTCATCAGGGAGGTCCCGCTGCGGACCTCCAACAGCGAGCCGCTCCCCGCTGACGCCGGCGCGCCCTCCGTCAACGGTGCGACCAACGGTGCGACCCCCGGCCGCCACGCCGGCCACGCCGGCCGCGACCCGCGGGAGCCGGTGCCCACGGGCCCCGGCCATCAGAACGGCTTCAACGGTTTCGCCGCCGCCCAGACCCCGGCCCCCCAGGGCATGCAGACCCCGGGCCTGGCGGCACGAGGTCTGGCGGCCCCCGGCATGACGGCCCAGGACCTGACCCAGGGCATGGCGTACGCGGCGGAACCGCAGAACGGAAACGGCGGCAGCGGGATCCGCGGCTTCATCCGCGACGACAACGGAACTCCGGTGGGCCACGCCACCCTCACCCTGATCGATGTGGGAGGCCACCAGATCGGCCGGGCGGTCGCACAGGCCGACGGCGCGTACAGCCTGCGGACTCCCGGCAGCGGCACCTACGTCCTGATCGCCTCCGCCGGGGAGCACGACCCTCAGGTCGCGACCCTGGTCGTCGGCGACAAGCCGCTGAATTTCGACCTGATGCTCACGGGCTCCGGCAAGCTCACCGGCACCGTCCGTGACGTGAACGGCGCACCGGTCGCCCAGGCGATGGTCATCGTGACGGACGTTCGCGGCGAGGTGGTCACCACCGGCGTGACCGGCGTGAACGGCGCCTTCGCCTTCAGTGGGGTCGTCGCGGGCACCTACACCCTCGCGGTCAGCGCCGGCGCCCACCGTCCCGCGGCGGTGCCGGTCGAGGTCGGAACCGGCCAGACCACGCAGGACGTCGAACTGCTGCCCGGCGCCCGGATCCGCGGCACGATCCGGGTCAAGAACGGGGACGGCCCGCTCGCCGACGCCCGGGTCACGCTGCTCGACGCGGCGGGCAACGTCGTCGGCACGGCGACGACCGGGACGGACGGGGAGTACGCCTTCGCCGACCTCACGGGCGGCCAGTACACCGTCATCGCCACCGGGTACCCGCCCGTGGCGAGCACCCTCAGCCTGACCGGTCAGGGTGACGACGGGCAAGACCTCTGGCTCGGTCATTCGGAATGA